A stretch of Pseudomonas sp. CCC3.1 DNA encodes these proteins:
- a CDS encoding DUF3077 domain-containing protein has product MNVSPLIKTVGGATFGKCNAENQRLFSVIAGVSGEEALQHASLLLNCVNTLSYLGAMDDGHETMRWASHYLSEMAKAIIDDVTLGLQDVP; this is encoded by the coding sequence ATGAACGTCTCACCATTGATCAAAACTGTTGGCGGCGCCACATTCGGCAAATGCAACGCAGAGAACCAGCGCCTGTTCAGCGTCATTGCCGGTGTCTCAGGTGAAGAAGCCCTGCAACATGCCTCTTTGCTGTTGAACTGCGTCAACACGCTCTCGTACCTGGGCGCCATGGACGATGGTCACGAAACCATGCGCTGGGCGTCGCACTACCTCAGCGAGATGGCGAAAGCGATCATTGACGACGTGACCTTGGGGCTGCAAGACGTACCGTAA
- a CDS encoding conjugative transfer ATPase, giving the protein MGPWERFKARQGSEPDLNDAHTSEACEAATARYFERLAETGIPSPEDWRNPKQTPATTADVAKLYEVNDSFVDLLPWVDYLPAEKAMLLEDGVSRAAFFELTPIGTEGRDPQWLRKVRDALENALQDSFDELETSPWVVQLYAQDETNWDDYLQQLHDYVRPRAKGTAFTDLYLQLMQQHLDAISKPGGLFEDTTVSKLPWRGQQRRVRLVVYRRIQGADTDVRGQAPGPYLKIICDRLTGGLANAGIQSHRMDAHAIRHWLIHWFNPRPDHLGPSDADIRRFFDLVCQPVPGLTEDELPLASGTDFSQNLFYREPMSDTDKGLWYFDGMPHRAIILDRLRDAPKTGHLTGETRKGGDALNALFDKMPEDTILCMTLVITPQDTLESHLEKLSRKAVGDTQASIMTREDVGTARQLLGRKHKLYRGSVAFYLRGRDHAQLQERSLQLSTALLGAGMEPVEPRDEVAPLNTYLRWLPGNFDPNQRRALDWYTQLMFAQHIANLAPVWGRATGTGHPGLAFFNRGGAPLTFDPLNKLDRQMNAHLFVFGPTGAGKSATLCSLISQLIAMYRPRLFIVEAGNSFGLIGDLAKRLGLTVNRVKLSPGSGVSLAPFADAIRLVLSSDPIKVLAPDDVESSDAHTSSQDEQRDILGELEIAARLMITGGEPKEEERLTRADRSAIRHSILAAAKTCAHAGHSVLTQDIRDALKAAAQVEDSPEIRRNRMQEMAESMDLFCMGADGDIFNREGTPWPEADITIVDLATYAREGYNAQLSIAYISLLNTINNMAERDQYKGRPIVKLTDEGHIITKNPLLSPYVVKITKMWRKLGAWFWLATQNVDDLPPAAAPMLNMIEWWICLNMPPDEVEKISKFRELSLAQKALMLSARKESGKYTEGVLLSKSMEVLFRAVPPSLYLALAMTEPEEKKERYDVMQSLGLNELDAAIHIAARIDRLRGIEPHSITFPAPTTALEPPV; this is encoded by the coding sequence ATGGGACCTTGGGAACGTTTTAAAGCGCGCCAAGGCTCAGAGCCTGACCTTAACGACGCTCACACCTCTGAGGCCTGCGAAGCCGCAACTGCACGCTACTTCGAGCGCCTCGCCGAAACGGGCATTCCCTCGCCGGAGGACTGGCGCAACCCCAAGCAAACACCGGCCACCACCGCCGACGTGGCCAAGCTGTACGAGGTAAATGACTCCTTCGTCGACCTGCTGCCCTGGGTGGATTACTTGCCCGCAGAAAAAGCCATGCTGCTGGAAGACGGCGTCTCTCGCGCCGCGTTCTTCGAGTTAACCCCCATCGGCACCGAGGGCCGCGACCCGCAATGGCTACGCAAAGTCCGTGATGCACTGGAAAACGCACTGCAGGACTCTTTTGACGAGCTGGAAACCTCGCCATGGGTCGTCCAGCTCTACGCTCAGGACGAAACCAACTGGGACGATTATTTACAACAACTGCACGACTACGTTCGCCCGCGCGCCAAGGGCACGGCATTCACCGATCTTTATCTGCAGTTGATGCAACAACACCTGGACGCTATCTCCAAACCCGGTGGCCTGTTCGAAGACACCACGGTCAGCAAACTGCCCTGGAGAGGCCAGCAACGCCGCGTGCGGCTGGTGGTGTATCGCCGCATTCAAGGCGCAGATACAGACGTGCGCGGCCAAGCACCCGGCCCGTACCTCAAAATCATCTGCGATCGCCTGACTGGCGGCTTGGCCAACGCTGGCATTCAAAGCCATCGCATGGACGCTCACGCGATCCGCCACTGGCTGATTCACTGGTTCAACCCTCGCCCTGACCATCTGGGGCCCAGCGATGCTGATATTCGTCGTTTTTTCGACCTGGTCTGCCAACCCGTGCCCGGATTGACGGAAGACGAACTACCGCTGGCCAGCGGCACCGACTTCTCGCAAAACCTGTTCTATCGCGAACCGATGTCCGATACCGACAAGGGCTTGTGGTACTTCGACGGCATGCCCCACCGCGCGATCATTCTTGATCGTTTGCGCGATGCCCCAAAGACCGGGCACCTCACCGGCGAAACCCGCAAGGGCGGTGATGCACTGAACGCCTTGTTCGACAAAATGCCGGAGGACACCATTCTGTGCATGACGTTGGTGATCACACCGCAAGACACGCTGGAAAGTCATCTGGAAAAACTGTCGCGCAAAGCCGTGGGCGACACACAAGCCTCCATCATGACCCGTGAGGATGTGGGCACCGCCCGCCAATTGCTTGGCCGTAAACACAAGCTCTACCGGGGCAGCGTGGCATTCTATCTGCGCGGTCGCGACCACGCACAACTGCAAGAGCGCAGCCTGCAGCTCAGCACCGCCCTGCTGGGCGCGGGCATGGAGCCGGTTGAACCCCGCGATGAAGTGGCACCGCTGAACACCTATTTACGCTGGCTACCCGGCAACTTCGACCCCAACCAACGTCGCGCGCTGGACTGGTACACGCAACTGATGTTCGCCCAGCACATTGCCAATCTGGCCCCTGTTTGGGGGCGCGCCACCGGCACCGGCCATCCTGGCCTGGCCTTTTTCAATCGGGGCGGCGCTCCGCTGACTTTTGATCCGCTGAACAAGCTCGATCGGCAAATGAACGCCCACCTGTTCGTGTTCGGCCCAACCGGCGCCGGTAAATCGGCGACCTTGTGCAGCCTTATCAGCCAATTGATTGCGATGTACCGCCCGCGCTTGTTTATTGTCGAAGCCGGTAACAGCTTCGGACTTATCGGCGACCTGGCCAAACGTCTGGGGCTGACCGTCAATCGGGTAAAGCTGAGTCCGGGTTCCGGGGTCAGCCTGGCGCCCTTTGCTGATGCCATACGTCTGGTACTAAGCTCAGACCCGATCAAAGTACTGGCACCTGATGATGTCGAGTCGTCTGACGCCCACACCAGCAGCCAGGATGAGCAACGCGACATTCTGGGCGAACTGGAAATCGCTGCTCGCCTGATGATTACCGGCGGCGAGCCCAAGGAAGAAGAACGCCTGACCCGCGCCGACCGCAGCGCCATCCGCCACAGCATTCTGGCGGCGGCTAAAACCTGCGCCCATGCTGGCCACTCGGTGCTGACCCAAGACATTCGCGACGCACTCAAAGCCGCTGCACAAGTTGAAGACTCACCTGAAATCCGGCGCAATCGCATGCAGGAAATGGCCGAATCCATGGACCTGTTTTGCATGGGCGCCGATGGCGACATTTTCAACCGTGAAGGGACGCCCTGGCCCGAGGCCGACATCACCATTGTCGATCTGGCGACCTATGCGCGAGAGGGCTACAACGCGCAACTGTCGATCGCCTACATCTCGCTGCTCAACACCATCAACAACATGGCCGAGCGCGACCAATACAAAGGCCGCCCCATCGTCAAACTGACCGATGAAGGCCACATCATCACCAAAAACCCGCTGCTCTCACCCTACGTGGTCAAGATCACCAAAATGTGGCGAAAGCTGGGCGCCTGGTTCTGGCTGGCCACCCAAAACGTCGATGACCTGCCGCCTGCGGCCGCACCGATGCTGAACATGATCGAGTGGTGGATCTGCCTGAACATGCCGCCGGATGAAGTGGAAAAAATCTCCAAATTCCGCGAACTGAGCCTCGCGCAAAAAGCCCTGATGCTGTCGGCACGCAAGGAGAGCGGCAAATACACCGAGGGCGTGCTCCTGTCCAAAAGCATGGAAGTGCTGTTCCGCGCGGTACCGCCCAGCCTCTATTTAGCGCTGGCCATGACCGAGCCCGAAGAAAAGAAAGAACGCTACGACGTGATGCAAAGCCTTGGGCTCAACGAACTGGACGCCGCCATCCACATTGCCGCCCGCATCGACCGGCTGCGCGGCATCGAACCTCACAGCATCACCTTCCCTGCCCCCACCACGGCCTTGGAGCCTCCGGTATGA
- a CDS encoding TIGR03751 family conjugal transfer lipoprotein yields MSRLRLINISLKWGTGLAITLLVSACSTSKDELLPHGDNTMMDVWEQGTSGSSTSTTGRLLTVARQTLRRPLEANPADTSRFTRTVQNEIYSQFKRLPNPDLVMYVFPHLAGSDPAPIPGYSTVFPLYQRVQYAMPGERTEDY; encoded by the coding sequence ATGTCTCGACTGCGCTTGATTAACATCTCGTTGAAATGGGGAACTGGCCTTGCCATTACCCTTCTCGTCTCAGCCTGCTCCACCAGCAAGGACGAGTTGCTGCCCCATGGCGACAACACGATGATGGACGTGTGGGAACAAGGCACCAGCGGATCAAGCACCAGCACCACAGGCCGATTGTTGACCGTTGCCCGACAAACTCTGCGCAGACCTCTGGAGGCTAATCCGGCGGACACATCCCGCTTCACCCGTACCGTTCAAAACGAGATCTACAGCCAGTTCAAGCGCCTGCCCAACCCTGATTTGGTGATGTATGTCTTCCCCCACCTGGCGGGCTCCGACCCGGCGCCCATTCCGGGCTACTCCACCGTGTTCCCGCTGTATCAGCGGGTGCAATACGCCATGCCCGGCGAACGGACGGAGGACTATTGA
- a CDS encoding TIGR03752 family integrating conjugative element protein, translating into MKNNPLIKFLVIPFAILAVIVLVKLASGGGSQPGDQSSGTLTLNPGEAKKLGVDGDTPGDTLRTIVAESRQLKDQVSDALKNNDSLKQQNLELQKRLQNIDKNVETKLQNAQEVLKQESQRQNQSFFDTLQQQYSTLSKKPDTSSSASDLPIGFGVHPGDGQAFQGAPGLDVVWIDPQDATPVDLNGKPIAAGSNQKATGFSFPTSFGETLDRGQHALNAGAQAVTGEPSSQDARKHVRKVYTLPQNSTLMGSVAMSALIGRVPIDGTVNDPFPFKVLIGPDNLTANGIDLPDVAGAVASGTASGDWTLSCVRGQIKSLTFVFNDGTVRTLPAPQDEATGNQNSNNSSQSSIQGGLGWISDAYGIPCISGERKSNASQYIGSQVLITAAGAGAASLIKSDGNTSSFVNPQTGTVGTVGISGSEAMSKIIGQGVSDVSGWVNKLYGQAFAAVYVQPGAKVAVHLDQQLTLDYELKGRKVDYRSGARHVSTALD; encoded by the coding sequence ATGAAGAATAATCCGCTGATCAAGTTTCTGGTCATTCCGTTCGCGATTCTGGCGGTTATTGTCCTGGTCAAGCTGGCCAGTGGCGGTGGCTCTCAACCGGGTGATCAAAGCTCAGGCACGCTCACGCTTAATCCGGGCGAGGCCAAAAAACTTGGCGTCGACGGTGATACGCCTGGCGACACGCTGCGCACGATTGTGGCGGAAAGCCGACAACTCAAAGACCAGGTCAGCGATGCGCTGAAGAACAATGACTCACTCAAGCAGCAAAATCTGGAGCTGCAAAAGCGCCTGCAAAACATCGATAAAAATGTCGAAACCAAACTGCAAAATGCGCAGGAAGTCCTGAAACAGGAGTCGCAACGGCAAAACCAAAGCTTCTTTGACACCCTGCAACAGCAATACAGCACCCTGAGTAAAAAACCGGATACCAGCAGTTCTGCTTCTGATTTGCCGATCGGCTTCGGTGTCCATCCGGGTGATGGCCAAGCCTTTCAAGGCGCACCGGGGTTAGACGTGGTCTGGATTGATCCGCAGGACGCAACGCCCGTGGATCTCAATGGCAAACCCATTGCTGCAGGCTCGAACCAAAAAGCCACTGGTTTCAGCTTTCCGACTTCATTTGGCGAAACCCTGGACCGGGGCCAGCACGCATTAAACGCCGGGGCCCAAGCCGTGACGGGCGAACCCTCATCCCAAGACGCCCGCAAACACGTGCGTAAGGTCTACACCCTGCCGCAAAACTCAACCCTGATGGGCTCGGTAGCCATGTCTGCCTTGATCGGCCGGGTGCCCATCGATGGCACGGTCAATGACCCCTTCCCGTTCAAAGTGTTGATCGGCCCAGACAATCTCACCGCCAATGGTATCGACCTGCCCGACGTGGCCGGTGCGGTGGCCAGCGGCACAGCCTCAGGCGATTGGACGTTGTCCTGCGTACGCGGGCAAATCAAAAGCCTGACCTTTGTGTTCAACGACGGCACCGTGCGCACATTGCCGGCTCCGCAAGATGAAGCGACGGGCAACCAGAACAGTAATAACAGCAGCCAGAGCAGTATTCAGGGCGGCTTGGGCTGGATCAGCGATGCCTACGGCATTCCCTGCATCAGCGGCGAACGCAAAAGCAACGCCTCGCAGTACATCGGCTCACAAGTATTGATCACTGCTGCGGGTGCCGGAGCCGCCTCCCTCATCAAGTCGGACGGCAACACCAGTTCGTTCGTGAACCCTCAAACCGGGACGGTCGGCACCGTCGGGATATCGGGCAGTGAGGCGATGAGCAAGATCATCGGCCAAGGCGTCAGCGACGTTTCCGGCTGGGTCAACAAACTCTACGGGCAAGCGTTTGCCGCCGTGTACGTGCAGCCCGGCGCCAAGGTCGCGGTGCACCTGGACCAGCAATTGACCCTCGATTATGAACTCAAGGGCCGCAAGGTCGACTATCGCTCAGGAGCCCGCCATGTCTCGACTGCGCTTGATTAA
- a CDS encoding TIGR03749 family integrating conjugative element protein, with protein sequence MMKRLLLMAILLGSFSGFSHAVEIQRWERIPLALPLIVSQERVVFVDQNVRVGIPRHLVDKLRVQSTGGTLYLLAKEPIEPTRLQLQDMTTGEIMLVDIIATTGQPDQPALEPMKIVAGDTTAKRYAQASSRPEITHAAAQNTEEHSPPAPRETPLPVVMTRYAAQMLYTPLRTVEPVPGIAQVNLKRRLDLTTLLPVLPVEASALGAWRLDEFWVTAVKLRNTSTEHLALDPRDLMGDFVTATFQHLYLGAKGNASDTTTVYLVTRGHGLAESLLPVTLGQIDPRGARHEE encoded by the coding sequence ATGATGAAGCGCTTGCTGCTAATGGCCATCTTGCTGGGGAGTTTCAGTGGGTTCAGCCATGCGGTTGAAATCCAGCGCTGGGAGCGTATCCCGCTGGCCTTGCCGTTGATCGTCAGCCAGGAGCGCGTTGTCTTTGTCGATCAAAACGTTCGGGTGGGCATACCCCGTCATCTGGTCGACAAGCTGCGCGTACAAAGCACAGGAGGCACCCTGTACTTACTGGCTAAAGAACCTATCGAGCCGACCCGCCTGCAACTGCAGGACATGACCACCGGCGAGATCATGCTGGTGGACATCATCGCGACGACAGGCCAGCCAGACCAGCCCGCATTGGAACCGATGAAGATTGTGGCCGGTGACACTACGGCCAAGCGTTATGCACAGGCCAGCTCCAGGCCCGAAATCACTCACGCCGCCGCGCAGAACACCGAAGAACACTCGCCACCTGCCCCGCGCGAAACCCCACTACCCGTAGTAATGACGCGCTATGCCGCCCAGATGCTCTACACACCTTTACGCACCGTTGAGCCGGTGCCAGGCATTGCCCAGGTCAACCTCAAACGTCGTCTGGACCTCACTACCCTACTGCCCGTTTTACCCGTTGAAGCCTCAGCCTTGGGGGCTTGGCGGCTCGACGAGTTCTGGGTGACCGCGGTGAAACTGCGCAACACCAGTACCGAGCATTTGGCACTCGACCCGCGTGACCTGATGGGCGATTTCGTCACCGCCACTTTCCAGCATCTCTATCTGGGTGCCAAGGGCAATGCCAGTGACACCACAACGGTGTACCTGGTGACCCGTGGCCATGGCTTGGCCGAATCGTTGTTGCCCGTCACCCTCGGGCAGATCGATCCGAGAGGAGCGCGCCATGAAGAATAA
- a CDS encoding PFL_4703 family integrating conjugative element protein: MTYRKRVDAQRAHIYSLRLVIGLLITLGLYMAYGWQSAPRDLTIHVPPDLRSGSTRLWWDIPPESVYTFGLYIFQQMNRWPTDGETDYADNIVRLGGYLTPSCKAYLQKDFELRRNSGELRKRERGVFEIPGRGIDDKKEPHVQQNTLNDWTVNLDITADEHYGGERVKRAFARYPLHIIRSDIDPETNPFGLAWDCYSGNPQRIEVSEDTAQTGGQ; the protein is encoded by the coding sequence ATGACGTATCGCAAACGAGTGGATGCTCAACGGGCCCATATCTACAGCCTGCGCCTGGTCATTGGCCTACTGATCACGCTGGGGTTGTACATGGCTTATGGCTGGCAGAGCGCGCCCCGTGATCTGACCATCCACGTTCCCCCCGACCTTCGCTCGGGCAGCACCCGGCTGTGGTGGGACATACCGCCGGAGTCGGTGTATACCTTTGGGCTGTACATCTTTCAGCAGATGAACCGTTGGCCCACAGACGGGGAGACCGATTACGCGGACAACATTGTGCGCTTGGGCGGTTATCTGACACCGAGCTGCAAAGCCTACTTGCAGAAAGATTTTGAACTGCGCCGCAACAGTGGCGAGTTACGCAAACGCGAGCGCGGGGTTTTCGAAATTCCCGGGCGCGGGATCGATGACAAGAAAGAACCCCATGTGCAGCAGAACACCCTAAATGACTGGACCGTGAACCTGGACATCACCGCCGATGAGCATTACGGCGGCGAGCGGGTCAAGCGGGCTTTTGCCCGATACCCGCTGCACATCATTCGCTCAGACATTGACCCTGAAACCAACCCCTTCGGACTCGCATGGGACTGCTACAGCGGCAATCCGCAGCGGATCGAGGTGTCCGAAGACACCGCTCAAACCGGAGGCCAATGA
- a CDS encoding TIGR03750 family conjugal transfer protein, translating to MTELLDDGTLVFLPGRLNSQPVIMGGLTADEMWTTLVLSIAAGLVVGIPAALLTQIWALIIAGAMLGAVLGLGIASRVLRRMKRGRPDTWVYRQMQLALARHIPVWSNARLITRAGAWTCHRSEVK from the coding sequence ATGACCGAGCTTTTAGATGACGGCACGTTGGTGTTCCTGCCCGGCAGGCTTAACAGCCAGCCCGTGATAATGGGCGGCCTGACCGCCGATGAGATGTGGACCACGCTAGTGCTCAGCATCGCGGCCGGGTTGGTGGTGGGGATTCCCGCCGCGCTCTTGACGCAAATCTGGGCGTTGATCATTGCCGGAGCCATGCTCGGTGCCGTGCTCGGCCTGGGCATTGCCAGCCGTGTACTGCGGCGCATGAAGCGTGGGCGCCCGGACACGTGGGTTTACCGTCAGATGCAATTGGCACTCGCCCGGCATATCCCTGTCTGGAGCAACGCTCGCCTGATCACGCGCGCGGGTGCCTGGACGTGCCATCGCTCGGAGGTCAAATGA
- a CDS encoding TIGR03745 family integrating conjugative element membrane protein, giving the protein MLRLSTAPSIAMGAIALPSLAMAGLPAAQPPSRGEGINMIQTMQNYAYDGFLLLGLIICAVIFCGVAWHAFGTYHEIQLGKKKWMDLGGTAAVGVAILGVAIFLVTKATAIL; this is encoded by the coding sequence ATGCTTCGTCTCTCTACAGCGCCATCCATCGCAATGGGTGCAATCGCCCTGCCCTCATTAGCCATGGCTGGACTGCCTGCAGCTCAACCGCCTTCGCGTGGCGAGGGCATCAACATGATCCAGACGATGCAGAATTACGCTTATGACGGCTTTCTTCTGCTCGGCCTGATCATCTGCGCGGTGATTTTTTGCGGCGTTGCCTGGCATGCCTTCGGCACTTATCACGAGATTCAACTCGGCAAGAAAAAGTGGATGGACCTCGGGGGGACCGCCGCTGTCGGGGTGGCGATTCTGGGTGTGGCCATCTTCCTGGTGACCAAGGCCACCGCCATTCTTTAA
- a CDS encoding TIGR03758 family integrating conjugative element protein → MSMSGAQAAAFQAAGGFPASTSYLLFVGFTVAISFLWGAWALWSCYRGWATGNLDRSIAAPSAARIILLCMILTIFVLS, encoded by the coding sequence ATGAGCATGAGCGGCGCTCAGGCAGCGGCCTTTCAGGCTGCGGGTGGGTTTCCGGCATCCACCAGCTATCTGTTGTTCGTCGGCTTCACCGTGGCGATCAGTTTTCTATGGGGAGCCTGGGCCTTGTGGAGCTGCTACAGGGGGTGGGCCACCGGGAACCTGGATCGCTCTATTGCGGCGCCTTCGGCGGCTCGCATCATTTTGCTCTGCATGATTCTCACCATTTTTGTTCTCAGTTGA
- a CDS encoding RAQPRD family integrative conjugative element protein produces the protein MLTGLIAACGCGLPIAHAVATSASEHSNLAIMIRQLNALEDSARRSAQVADEPGQRYFFDYPRLAADIERIRHGLENYLTPSRAQPRDPVELSGSYSAEGRKP, from the coding sequence TTGCTGACAGGCCTCATCGCAGCTTGCGGGTGCGGCCTGCCGATCGCTCATGCAGTGGCGACCTCCGCCTCTGAACACTCCAATCTGGCCATCATGATTCGCCAGCTCAACGCCCTGGAAGACTCCGCTCGGCGCAGTGCCCAAGTGGCTGACGAGCCGGGCCAGCGCTACTTCTTTGACTATCCACGTTTGGCTGCTGACATCGAGCGTATCCGCCACGGCCTTGAAAACTATCTGACCCCCAGCCGTGCCCAGCCACGCGATCCAGTTGAGCTGTCGGGGAGTTACTCGGCAGAGGGGCGCAAGCCATGA
- a CDS encoding helix-turn-helix domain-containing protein, giving the protein MSSNVRRSAGEYPKDHPQSRRTRRVEQVRSATNSQRDGRRARVILLAAEGRTRVEIARLTGFSLSVITCWCQRFLAQRLEGLIDKSGRGHKPFLPLEAVRRVLEQVTQPCIGEPRWSCRSMARAAGISAIAFDR; this is encoded by the coding sequence GTGTCATCCAACGTTCGGAGAAGCGCCGGTGAATACCCCAAAGATCACCCTCAATCCAGAAGAACACGCCGAGTTGAGCAGGTACGTTCGGCCACCAACAGTCAGCGCGACGGTCGTCGAGCGCGGGTAATTCTGTTGGCGGCCGAAGGTCGCACTCGAGTTGAGATTGCCCGACTGACCGGTTTCTCGCTCTCCGTTATCACTTGTTGGTGCCAGCGCTTTTTAGCTCAGCGCCTGGAAGGCTTGATCGATAAGTCAGGTCGAGGCCATAAACCTTTCCTGCCCCTAGAGGCGGTGCGCCGTGTTCTTGAACAAGTCACTCAACCGTGTATAGGTGAACCTAGATGGAGCTGCCGGAGCATGGCACGGGCGGCTGGAATTTCAGCAATTGCATTTGATCGCTGA
- a CDS encoding DUF2599 domain-containing protein, with protein sequence MSIPSLFSTRHNRAKIHFVQSLIKINKVDAIPNLSEHLLFVTVYKLLAPLYNGSPENNKPAGAFAMKRKNIKGISCADDEKLSMGTARYLSIRALNLIALALLSSSAVAGVGEDVAAEMKRYYMAIVDSCDGGKLPAYYCSGLMIRGTSTNPKYYTWNPSPDSKISGGVSFEYLRADTKFKDPGVSKIKGFVFQPYSYLKPGMQRTPQVLCSFPIDSWTNNRNDLGCGDHSETVSRETACELKNVHTAEQWVADYLQVGANHKEQCGFRHVSARNGADGVAQFYASVRARSLLMNESAQLKKDTFETQNELRLATWPDDSTSLPIMAFFYVEDPHFGSGLKFAQHDQQDWVVKTGHNYAPIIKIIYPPTINDHAAFVFNPADQVVCPKYFDASTWSEKDGKWSLVVTPSACGRTVGTFDSQAASKELMDLHGQDSQFKALPSGDSLPVQINCLASNYRGKSRWYLEPWRSARGLTEAQVLAAGCNP encoded by the coding sequence ATGAGTATTCCAAGCCTGTTTTCAACGCGGCATAACCGAGCGAAGATACATTTCGTACAGAGCCTAATCAAAATAAATAAAGTCGATGCTATTCCAAATTTATCTGAGCACCTGTTATTTGTGACAGTATACAAATTATTAGCCCCCCTTTATAACGGTAGTCCAGAGAATAATAAGCCTGCGGGGGCGTTTGCGATGAAGCGAAAAAACATAAAAGGCATTTCATGCGCTGATGATGAAAAATTGAGTATGGGCACTGCGCGTTATTTGTCTATACGCGCATTGAATCTAATAGCGTTAGCCTTGTTGAGCTCTAGTGCTGTGGCGGGTGTAGGGGAGGATGTTGCTGCTGAGATGAAGCGCTATTATATGGCGATTGTAGACTCGTGTGATGGTGGAAAGCTGCCAGCTTATTATTGCTCTGGATTAATGATAAGAGGCACCTCAACCAACCCTAAGTATTACACGTGGAATCCAAGCCCGGACTCTAAAATCAGCGGTGGTGTTTCATTCGAATATTTGCGTGCCGATACAAAGTTTAAAGATCCCGGCGTGAGTAAAATTAAAGGTTTTGTGTTCCAGCCTTATAGTTATTTGAAGCCGGGAATGCAGCGTACTCCTCAAGTCCTGTGTTCTTTCCCCATTGACTCATGGACCAACAATAGAAATGATCTTGGGTGCGGGGACCATTCGGAAACTGTAAGTCGAGAGACCGCCTGCGAACTAAAAAATGTTCATACCGCTGAACAGTGGGTGGCCGACTATCTACAGGTGGGCGCCAATCATAAAGAACAGTGTGGTTTTCGGCATGTAAGTGCTCGTAATGGAGCCGATGGCGTGGCGCAGTTTTATGCCAGTGTGCGAGCAAGATCATTGTTGATGAATGAATCCGCCCAACTAAAAAAAGACACATTTGAAACTCAGAATGAGTTGCGTCTTGCTACGTGGCCAGACGATTCTACGTCACTGCCAATTATGGCGTTTTTTTATGTTGAAGATCCGCACTTTGGAAGTGGGCTGAAATTCGCTCAACATGACCAACAGGATTGGGTTGTCAAGACCGGCCACAACTATGCACCCATCATAAAAATAATTTACCCACCTACCATTAACGATCATGCTGCATTTGTCTTCAATCCAGCCGATCAAGTCGTGTGCCCTAAGTACTTTGATGCTTCGACATGGTCAGAAAAAGATGGCAAATGGTCCTTGGTCGTCACCCCTAGCGCGTGTGGACGAACAGTAGGCACCTTTGACAGTCAAGCGGCCAGCAAAGAGCTTATGGACCTGCACGGCCAAGACAGCCAGTTTAAGGCGCTGCCATCGGGTGATTCCCTGCCTGTGCAAATTAACTGTCTGGCTTCTAATTACCGTGGTAAATCTCGGTGGTATCTGGAACCGTGGCGCTCAGCCCGAGGTTTGACAGAAGCACAAGTATTAGCCGCGGGTTGTAATCCGTAA